cctctaagttgttcacATTGGGTATTTTAGTCGCAgcaacacaaaagctgactaaagcaaacAAAGATTTAGAAAGAATTAAGGAACATCCAAAGTCAGTTAGGCAAGAAAGTGGCAGAACCAGAACCCTCTGGTTTCTAAGTCCATTCTAATAACTTTTATCCTGTTGCTAGTTAAATTCACTATGCTTCAGTGACCACAGACTGAACCCTTAATCCAGTTAGCATTCTGGGGGGAAATCACATTACTGGTGAGAAGTAGAGTTGGGTAAGAATGGAGAAAGAGGTTACATTAAAACCATCTCCATTGACTTGGGGTAAGgagaaagggaaacaaaaatcATCAAGAACAAAACCCTTGCAGCACATATCCTGCCAAGATAGGTCATCAGTGTGTCAAAACAATAGACTTCCTAATTCTGTGACCAAGAGAAAGGTTGAGAAAAACATGTCTAACTTGTAACATTTCAAAGTAGAATATTATGagtattgaaaggaaagtgaagaAACAAAACATTTACTGTCTGCTCATAACTTCCAATACTAAGAGATTAGTTAAAAAACAATTGTAACTGTTTTTAAAGAagatttcatcaatatttattgtcaATTATGTGTTAAACCCTGTGCTAACTAtcttaagaaaaacataaaatcatcTGTTGTTAATCCCAGTTTTTATTAAagtttacatttataaatttaaacattcatGTGCATGTTTGAttatacatgagaaaaaaatcacattttctttacaattACAGATAttctaaagacttttttttttctttatgaaattacACAGCCTCCTTTGAGCTCTTTGAAGGGATTTTTGTCTTCTGGGATACCTTTTACTAGTGGATCTTCCCCAGATCTTTCTTCAACATAATCCCTTACTGCTTCACAACATTTGGACACCttaagaggaaggagaaagagacaaCTCATATGGTATAAAACAGAATACTGTAGattttgagaatttatttattacagTAAACTTTCATGTTGTATCTTTACAAAtgattctttctgttttctgcagATGCATATGTGCTTTTTACATAGAAGAAGAAAGAGCTGCCCCCAACtcgtcctcctgaatatttacaGACACTGGCCACATTCCAGGGATGGTTCCCAGCAGAACCTGCCTTCAGCTTCAAAGGAGACAAGATCCAGGGATCGAACACAACTGGAGCACAAGTGAATATTAATTAAATCTTCTTCCTCATTCCCAAAAGTGACTAGTAAAGATAGAAGGGAATGAGTAATTTTAAATTCCAAGCTTATCACCATCCTGGATTCGCAGAAATACATATGTGTACTTCATTTTAAACTCGTCTACAAGGACTGACCATGACAGTGCTCTACATGAGCTCTGTGGAGTTGGAAACTTTGGCTGGTTTGTTTAATGTATCCCAGGCATTCATAGCAGAATGTGCATTTAgttagtgctcaataaataagtATGTACTGAGCTGAGTCATGTTTATGAGTTTGCCCCCAACTCACCTGTAACATTATTATCACagcttaatgaaaaaataaaacaacaaaaacaacaaccacaaaaaacaGGCTTTAGTGTTTTAATGGACTCAgccagaaagagaggagagaggcaaTGTTGTATACACATGTAACTACAAATGTGTGTAGTACTAGTCGGTATGGGATCCACTTATTCATGCTTTTAGcttcaatttattttgttttcaattaatgTTATTCATGACAGTAACACAGAAATACTTCATTTTTGGAAGTTTATTCAGTGaccatttcttaaattattaaacaattcattgatttttttcaagtaaaatctttatgtcatatatatatatatatatatatatatatatatatatatatttatatttatattggtatatgtgtatgtatgtgtgtgtgtctgaatatttgtgtctccccaaatttatatgttgaaatcctaagcCTTGATGTGATAGTATTAGAAAATGGAGTCTTATGAgagtgattagatcatgaaggtagagccctcatgaatgagctattagtgtccttataaaagagaccccagagagctccCTTGCCTCTTTGGCCAGGTAAGAACACagtgaaaagaaaagatattcatTGTAGTGTATGAACAGGGAGTAGGCCCTTGATCTTGGAATTACCATTGttgcagaactgtgagaaataaatttctgttgtttatgagcCACCCATTGAGTGAGTTTTTGTACCAGAACTCATCCTTAGTACATGATATTCTGTTCCAGCAGCCTCAACAGACTAAGACAAATGTGGATGtttgtgtgtgaatatgtgtgtgtggggggtaggTGTGTGTTTATCTCTAgagcaagaaggagagagagaaagttctTACAGTCCGATATTAGATCACTTTGACTTCAAATAGCTGGGAGATGTTGAgtaatggagaaaaagaaacaccaaaactttattttcctcaaaatagAAAGATAAGAACTTTAAGTCAAAGAGTGTGTTTTCCAAGCTTTTGTACTAGCTGTGGATTCAATTT
This genomic interval from Marmota flaviventris isolate mMarFla1 chromosome 1, mMarFla1.hap1, whole genome shotgun sequence contains the following:
- the LOC114084579 gene encoding guanine nucleotide-binding protein G(T) subunit gamma-T1, whose product is MPVINIEDLSEKDKLKMEVNQLKKELALERVLVSKCCEAVRDYVEERSGEDPLVKGIPEDKNPFKELKGGCVIS